Proteins encoded by one window of Gemmatimonadota bacterium:
- the thiE gene encoding thiamine phosphate synthase — MVDFRFYLIGDRSRCAGRSLASALGQACRAGVRAFQIREKDLNTSDLLALTGEVKAELESLEPVLVVNGNLEVAAACGAQGVHLPESGVPVREAREALPAGILIGRSTHGTESARAAEAEGADFVTFGPVYDTPSKAGYGPPQGIRALAEAAGSVTIPVFALGGVTPGRTRACLEAGASGVAAISAVLSQPDIPAAVRKFEKALGGL, encoded by the coding sequence ATGGTAGACTTCAGGTTCTATCTGATCGGCGATCGGTCCCGCTGCGCCGGACGATCGCTCGCCTCGGCGTTGGGCCAGGCCTGTCGCGCGGGCGTTCGCGCGTTCCAGATCAGGGAGAAAGACCTGAATACTTCGGACCTGCTGGCGTTGACCGGGGAGGTGAAGGCGGAACTCGAATCGCTTGAGCCCGTGCTGGTGGTCAATGGCAACCTGGAGGTCGCCGCGGCCTGCGGGGCGCAGGGCGTACACCTGCCGGAATCCGGCGTGCCGGTCCGCGAGGCCCGCGAAGCACTTCCCGCCGGCATTCTGATCGGCAGATCGACCCACGGCACGGAAAGCGCGCGCGCCGCCGAAGCGGAAGGGGCCGACTTCGTCACGTTCGGACCGGTATACGATACGCCGTCGAAGGCAGGATATGGACCGCCCCAGGGGATTCGGGCGCTCGCGGAAGCGGCCGGCTCGGTGACGATCCCGGTATTTGCCCTGGGTGGCGTGACCCCTGGCCGCACGAGGGCGTGCCTGGAAGCGGGGGCTTCCGGCGTCGCCGCGATCTCGGCGGTGCTGTCGCAACCCGACATACCCGCGGCCGTCAGAAAGTTCGAAAAGGCCCTCGGCGGCCTGTGA
- a CDS encoding thiazole synthase — protein sequence MCALKIGGLTLDSRLILGTGKYASFELMRESFEESGTGMVTLAIRRIDLDDTSGQSLLDYIDRDRYELLPNTAGCYTASDAVLTCELAREALGTDTVKLEVIGDEKTLFPDNEATLEAARTLVDRGFNVMPYTIDDPIVCKKLEEAGCVAVMPLAAPIGSGLGIRNPHNIAIIVENSQVPVIVDAGVGTASDASVAMELGCDGILMNTGVAGAKDPVKMAVAMRKAVEAGRLAYEAGRIPMKAYASASSPLSGVIHSSS from the coding sequence ATGTGCGCCCTGAAAATAGGCGGTTTGACGTTGGATTCCCGGCTGATACTCGGCACGGGAAAATACGCGAGTTTCGAACTGATGCGGGAATCTTTCGAGGAAAGTGGTACGGGCATGGTTACGTTGGCCATCCGCCGGATCGACCTCGACGATACCTCCGGGCAGTCACTGCTCGACTACATCGACCGCGACCGTTACGAACTGCTGCCCAACACGGCCGGTTGCTACACCGCGAGCGACGCCGTGCTGACCTGCGAGCTGGCGCGGGAGGCGCTGGGGACCGATACGGTAAAGCTCGAGGTCATCGGGGACGAGAAGACCCTGTTTCCCGATAACGAGGCTACGTTGGAAGCCGCGCGCACCCTGGTCGACCGGGGATTCAACGTCATGCCCTATACCATCGACGATCCCATCGTCTGCAAGAAACTCGAGGAGGCGGGCTGCGTCGCGGTCATGCCCCTCGCTGCGCCCATCGGCTCCGGCCTGGGCATCCGCAACCCGCACAACATCGCCATCATCGTGGAGAACAGCCAGGTGCCGGTCATCGTCGACGCGGGGGTCGGGACCGCCTCCGACGCGTCCGTCGCCATGGAACTGGGCTGCGACGGCATACTGATGAATACAGGGGTGGCAGGCGCGAAGGACCCGGTAAAGATGGCCGTCGCCATGCGCAAGGCGGTCGAGGCCGGCCGACTCGCTTACGAAGCGGGACGGATTCCCATGAAGGCCTACGCGTCCGCTTCCAGTCCGCTGAGCGGTGTGATCCACTCATCCTCGTAA
- the thiS gene encoding sulfur carrier protein ThiS: protein MNVTVNGKTRKLSGATSIADLLKELGVSSEGTAVALNGAVVPRKEHGTTMLAGDDVVEVIRAVAGG from the coding sequence ATGAACGTGACCGTTAACGGAAAGACCAGGAAACTGTCCGGAGCGACGAGCATCGCCGACCTGCTGAAGGAACTCGGCGTGTCTTCCGAGGGAACCGCCGTAGCCCTCAACGGCGCTGTGGTCCCGAGGAAGGAACACGGGACGACCATGCTCGCAGGCGATGACGTGGTCGAGGTGATCCGGGCGGTAGCGGGTGGATGA